The genomic DNA ccagccccatacCCAGCCAGACCCTAAGGGGGGTCTCTGCAccaatgggacgctcagagccaggctctgtcctgagccctgggcccagtaGAGGGGACACCCGGCCAGGGACAGGGACGGAGTCTCTGGTGGgttccccagctgggggggagaagcagctgctggagatttggggcagaggaaggggggatccctgcccccagggggagctgcagaccaGCGGGGAGGGGGCTTTTCCCAGGCAACACATCAGTTAGGGGGTGATGGGCGGAGCTGAAGGTTATAAACCTCAGTGTACAGTAGAGACTTACACAGTCCCCTACAAGTCAgtggtggtgctgtgcacagaactcaggagtcctggcccccatgccccctgctctctccactagaccccactcccctcccagagccagggacagaacccaggagtcctggctccaatcCTCCTTGCTCtccccactagaccacactcccctCTGTTAAAGTCAggctcaggactcacagtttgtcagaccactctgttttattagcacagtggctctgctaataacacccagagaATGTGAGCACCAGGCAAGACCCACACTACCTTAttttatacagataaaaagggTGCAAACTTGACAAGATAACAAAGAAAGCAGAACTGACAAGTTCACCGGAGGCTAGATACATAGTTAATTTCCTTACTAACTTCTACCAATCTCCGGTTAATGTTccaccattagcttaagtggactcattgtttatgccttaatgtttctcttcctgacacctgtatttcaacatttatttctgcttaaaggtacatacagcatttctttaatcctttctattttaacaagataatttattctactttcacacctcccagagccagggaaagaacccaggagtcctggctcccagccctccccgcagagaagccagggagtgaatggaCCCTGGAGACTGTCCTGGCCTGTCACCCGCCGGGGAGCAGAactctgggccccaggggctggggtggctccgtgtctcatgctgtgagcccagggctgaggggaaactctggcccctgtggaaagggatccaggagcccgtccccagggccgccaggtctgacccaccactgaggccgcgtggtgaggacgggccccaggagtgagtgacggggcctgtgtctcacggcctgtctgcttcccactgcagagcccagctaccccaaacccagcatctccctgagccccagcgggggggtctccctgggggcAGCCGGGAGTGTCTGGTGTCGGGCCCAGCGCCAGGGCATGAGGTTTGTGCTGAATAAAGAGGGACGTCATTTCCCACCTGTGGATTCGGTCGGGTTGGAGGCTGTGTTTCCCATCAGCGCCATGAGCCGGGAGGACggcgggagctacagctgctcctaTCACAGCAGATCGGAGCCGTTCGCCGTGTCGtaccccagcgaccccgtggagctggtggtgagaggtgaggggcccagctcagcgtccccgttcccagcccctcccccagccagaccctcacgagggctcggtgccaatgggacactcggagccaggctctgccctgagccctgaccccgcagaggggacgcccggctggggagtggggacggagtcactggggggttccccagccagggggagcagcagcccctggagacTCGGGGCAGGGAGGCTACTTTAACGCTGCCCCTTGTGCGTAGGAACCGGGAGTCGCTATTTAATCCCGTGATCCCATCGCCTCTGTTCTCTAGGCCCCGTCCCAGGCAGTGCCCCGGCtggggctgaatgaggcaggggctgcaggagaatcAGTGGTTGGTGGACACggtgctgggctgggacccaggagatctggcccagctcctggcGCGGCCACAGACTCTGTGTCATGGGAGCACATCGCGGTTTTAAGAAGTGTCCTTCCTTGGGAGGGGGGGGGCCTCAATCTTGGGGGAATCTCAGGCCACGTGCCCACAATCTGAGATGCCCACAGTTAGTGGAGACCTCTGCAAATGCTGGCCTCAATGGTGCTGGAGCCCTTGTGTTGGGGGAGCATGTAGGGGCCACATCatgatcagagccccattgtgccgggtgctgcataaacacagagtgaagagagtccctgcccctgggagctcacTAAAGAAAGTGAAtcggtctgtgcctcagtttccccctgtagaatggggataaagATGCCTTGCTGACTTCCTTCCtgagagctcccccagccctgagacccctgcaGGTAGCGAGACCTCCTGCTGTCCCGGTGCTCAGGCTTCCCCTGCCCGCTTCCCACTCCCCCGTGCTTCTGCGGGGGACCAGGGTCGGGGTGCTGGGGCTTAGCCCGGCCTGCTCGCCCGGCATCTGATCCACCACTGGTCGCGAAGGGTGGGGGGCGATCTCTGAGTCGGTGTTTCAGCCCCTCCCTCCGCCCTGACAGACGCTGGTTCTATTCCCGCAGGGGGAACCGACTCGGCCCAGCCTGGAGCAGCACCAGCTCCCACCCTCCCGGGCAGCGCGGGGCCAGGtaccggggctgggggggaatctaCTGAGTCTCAGATTATGGGGCAGGTTCCCCCAGTGGTTGCCCAaggggagggatggaggctgttctcaggggcagtgactcctgcccccccccgcagacGGATTTGGGAGGGGAGCGAAGCCTCCTGCTCGGACACGAACCCGCCACTAActgggcagctggaggcttcctctgggggcagctgggcccaTCAGTGGccatgggcggggggaggggcctggaGCTTCCTGCGAAGCCGCCGGGAGCAGCCATCATGGGAGGCgggcgggataccgggctagatgggcccattggcCTGAGCCGGTGTGGCCATGAGGAAGGGGGTGAAATGCCTTAGAAATGACGGCCAGGCTGGATcagacagcgccccctagcgctgtgctggggcagtggggccagccctgaccgaTGGGGAGAGCgacccctactgagccccccatgccctgcagcccagcaccccccatggATCCCGACctaccccctgcagcccagcacccccaacGCAACCAATCCCCCAAATCTTGCTGGCTCTGATCCCACTTGATTCCCCAGGACCCCCCAACATCCTCCCCATAGAATTTTCTGTTGCCTGCACCCTGAGGTGTCCCAGCCCCTTGGGCACtgccgggggtgggaggggctgggggccggggggaaCAGACCAGCCACTCACAGCCTACTGCTGTTTCCCAGGTGAATCAAAACCACTGGCTCTGACTTGGGCCATCACCGCCGGGGTGAGCACAGCGGCCGCCATCCTCCTCTTCGTCCTTGTGGCCTTCGTCTGCTTCAGAAAAACCCGAGCCAGTGAGTGCCCCGCCCAGCGAGGGAAGGGTTAAACCTGCCGCtaagcagggtggggtggggtcacaGCTTGGCTGGGGGACTGTGCCTGGAAAGCCAATTATGGGTGGGgtcgggggctcagcagggcgTTCTGCTGCCTGGGTAATCCCTGTGCCCACAGCTGTCCCgccccagaggggctgcattTAACCagtccccacacccctccccagaggtggctgcatctcagcaccaggccagggggtccctgTAGAAAGAGCCACCAGCACCGAGCCTCTCAGGTTCATGGGGTGCCAGGGGAGCTGACCGGCCTGTGGATCAGGCTCCTGCCTGCTATGGcagggttctcaacctgggggtcaggaccccccagggagtggcaaggttattacaggggggggggtcatgagctgtcagcctccaccccaaaccccgctttgcctccagcatttataatggcgttaaatatataaatacaaataaattaaactttttaatatataaggggagtcgcactcagaggtttgctgtgt from Mauremys mutica isolate MM-2020 ecotype Southern chromosome 15, ASM2049712v1, whole genome shotgun sequence includes the following:
- the LOC123350010 gene encoding leukocyte immunoglobulin-like receptor subfamily B member 4, whose amino-acid sequence is MQVQTVPNGTVAEFPIPSVSWEDGGSYTCDYRSITEQSHSSYLSDPVEIIVGEPSYPKPSISLSPSGGVSLGAAGSVWCRAQRQGMRFVLNKEGRHFPPVDSVGLEAVFPISAMSREDGGSYSCSYHSRSEPFAVSYPSDPVELVVRGGTDSAQPGAAPAPTLPGSAGPGESKPLALTWAITAGVSTAAAILLFVLVAFVCFRKTRARKGAAPRLSSTSPLGVLKAPDQQDSICE